Part of the Rhodohalobacter barkolensis genome, AGGGACGTTTTCACTTTTATGAAGGATATACCATGCAGCAGATTGTCTTTCCAATTCGTGTACTAAAAGCCAACGGAGCTAATACTCTTTTTGTAAGCAATGCGAGCGGGGGCATGAATCCAAATTTTAAAAGAGGGGATATCATGCTGATTAATGATCATATCAATTTGTTGGGAGATAACCCCTTAATTGGTCCAAATGATGATGAATTGGGCCTTCGGTTTCCTGATATGAGCGAACCCTATACTGAAAGACTCATCGATATTGCACACACTGTAGCATTGGAAGAAAATATTTTTATGCACCAGGGAGTTTATGCAGCCATGAGCGGTCCAATGTTGGAAACCAAATCTGAGTATCGATTTTTACGACTGATTGGTGCTGATGTAATTGGTATGAGCACAATTCCTGAAGTAATTGCTGCTGTACACATGGGAATGGAAGTTTTGGGTATTTCTGTAATCACCGATGAATGTTTCCCAGACTCACTCCAACCCGTTGTAATGGAAGATATTCTTGAAGCTGCCGGAATGGCCGAACCAAAAAT contains:
- a CDS encoding purine-nucleoside phosphorylase, whose product is MESVETFRKNRNEALEHIQSITDMRPEYMLILGTGLGQLADEMDIKTEIPYNEIPHFPVSTVESHAGKLLFGNLGGKDVVAMQGRFHFYEGYTMQQIVFPIRVLKANGANTLFVSNASGGMNPNFKRGDIMLINDHINLLGDNPLIGPNDDELGLRFPDMSEPYTERLIDIAHTVALEENIFMHQGVYAAMSGPMLETKSEYRFLRLIGADVIGMSTIPEVIAAVHMGMEVLGISVITDECFPDSLQPVVMEDILEAAGMAEPKMTKVMIGVLEKL